A single genomic interval of Armigeres subalbatus isolate Guangzhou_Male chromosome 1, GZ_Asu_2, whole genome shotgun sequence harbors:
- the LOC134212200 gene encoding BTB/POZ domain-containing protein 6-like, translating to MISLGATMDIQKSEPISDNSPPNGNPNVFGSSTATKSRLARDIDFTSPITSRLKQLVNNEYLSDVVFRVGKAGVLIHAHKIIITLGSEVFYAQINGHFAEAKANKDFAPVIVTDIEPDIFTEVLKHIYYENVNITASNMLDIYYASEKYLLDILSLKCQEAFYNKISEKNVLAIFEHNRKYKFDVVDRICLEMICDNPLKFFKQKGFLELSNEGLIMITDRPAINCLKGQLQEVIESWEGENGPSSIVLDSKEVLCEKLHFFSETSFSTNVDTSFRLTVESPANLYGMGVLVGAKSQIKTPAEVEIIVMVENKLLASKKVPILNNLRTYDIMFEKQTIDNCTVQVTIKKPLYLENVQLLHFTKFQLISTDIQNKCKITCCSDGYQQNCSTEYHYCSYGSSIVVNCVSYLMCQAMDDQISQ from the coding sequence AGACATCGATTTCACCTCACCAATAACAAGTAGACTAAAGCAGCTCGTCAACAACGAATACCTCTCGGATGTGGTCTTCAGAGTAGGCAAGGCTGGAGTGCTGATTCACGCTCACAAAATAATCATCACGCTGGGCAGCGAGGTGTTTTACGCTCAAATAAATGGACACTTTGCTGAGGCAAAAGCGAATAAAGACTTTGCTCCAGTCATCGTTACGGATATCGAGCCAGACATATTCACTGAAGTTCTGAAGCACATCTATTACGAGAATGTAAACATCACTGCCAGTAATATGCTGGACATTTACTATGCCTCGGAGAAATATTTGTTGGACATTTTGAGTCTGAAGTGCCAGGAAGcattttataataaaataagtgAAAAGAATGTCTTGGCAATATTTGAACACAACAGAAAATACAAATTTGACGTGGTTGATAGAATTTGCCTGGAGATGATTTGCGATAATCCACTCAAATTCTTCAAGCAGAAAGGTTTCCTTGAGCTGAGCAATGAAGGCCTAATAATGATCACTGATCGACCAGCTATCAATTGTCTGAAGGGTCAGCTGCAAGAAGTAATTGAATCATGGGAAGGGGAAAACGGTCCTTCCAGTATTGTACTCGACTCGAAGGAAGTATTGTGTGAAAAATTGCATTTCTTCTCCGAGACCAGTTTCAGTACCAACGTAGATACATCGTTCCGTCTGACTGTGGAGTCGCCAGCCAATCTATACGGGATGGGTGTCCTCGTCGGTGCAAAATCGCAAATAAAAACGCCTGCGGAAGTCGAAATAATCGTGATGGTGGAAAATAAACTGTTGGCTTCGAAAAAAGTTCCGATCCTGAACAATTTGCGCACATACGACATCATGTTCGAGAAGCAAACTATTGATAATTGCACCGTTCAGGTCACGATCAAAAAGCCTTTGTACCTTGAGAATGTCCAATTGCTGCACTTCAccaaatttcaattaatttcgaCTGACATACAGAATAAATGCAAGATCACGTGTTGTTCTGATGGATATCAACAGAACTGTTCGACAGAATACCATTACTGCAGTTATGGCAGCAGCATTGTTGTTAATTGTGTGTCATATTTGATGTGTCAGGCTATGGACGACCAGATTTCCCAGTAG